A region from the Paenibacillus humicola genome encodes:
- a CDS encoding LysR family transcriptional regulator: MNINQLETLLTISKTMSFRKAGELLNLTQPAVSAQIKSLEDEFKTVLIDRNQPVTLTDRGQVFLEHAEKILAIVEELKQKLSDLSHTPQGHIVLGTTASMAVQILPRVLSYFQNQFPLIKTTIHSMPSSQVMASVENGTVDIGITYLSEKNPNVETSILYYDTYELVVAPDHPMSHLKHTTVESLRDIPMIMLSPDTLGRRFLDQIFRKYGIQPNIVMELSSSEEVKRMVEINLGAAVVSKLSIAGEVRLGTLKMIKVNELDPSHPVGVVYKSGRYLNTAMKQFLSDLKGMPEDQFISSE, from the coding sequence GTGAATATTAACCAGCTTGAAACGCTGCTCACCATTTCCAAGACGATGAGCTTCCGCAAAGCGGGAGAACTGCTCAATTTGACGCAGCCCGCAGTATCCGCGCAAATCAAAAGCTTGGAGGACGAATTCAAGACGGTTCTTATCGACCGGAACCAGCCCGTCACCCTGACCGATCGCGGGCAGGTTTTTTTGGAGCATGCGGAGAAAATACTAGCTATCGTCGAAGAGCTGAAACAGAAGCTTTCCGACCTCAGCCATACGCCGCAGGGTCATATCGTGCTCGGTACGACGGCGTCGATGGCGGTTCAAATTTTGCCGCGGGTGCTGTCGTATTTTCAAAACCAGTTTCCGCTCATCAAGACGACGATCCACTCCATGCCCTCTTCCCAGGTGATGGCTTCGGTCGAGAACGGCACGGTCGATATCGGGATCACCTATTTGTCGGAAAAAAATCCGAATGTGGAAACGTCCATTCTATACTATGATACGTACGAGCTCGTCGTTGCGCCCGATCATCCGATGAGCCACCTGAAGCATACGACCGTCGAGTCGCTGCGGGACATCCCGATGATCATGCTGTCGCCGGATACGCTCGGAAGGCGGTTTCTGGATCAAATTTTCCGCAAATACGGCATTCAGCCGAATATCGTCATGGAGCTGTCGAGCAGCGAGGAAGTAAAGCGGATGGTCGAAATCAACCTCGGCGCGGCCGTCGTATCGAAGCTGTCGATCGCCGGCGAGGTGCGGCTCGGTACGCTGAAGATGATCAAGGTAAACGAGCTGGACCCGAGCCACCCCGTCGGCGTCGTGTACAAGTCGGGCCGGTATTTGAATACGGCGATGAAGCAGTTTCTAAGCGACCTCAAGGGCATGCCGGAGGACCAGTTTATCAGCAGCGAGTAG